In Bacteroidales bacterium, the following are encoded in one genomic region:
- a CDS encoding helix-turn-helix transcriptional regulator: MEMIVNRIETFLAETKMSPSIFADAIGVQRATISHILSGRNNPSLDFVQKVLSRFPNLNPDWILSGKGEIWRDADNSEGSEEMPKVLTRNTQSQQRALFDIPVANKTSDQEEEKNIRVDDTKVSAGRRVLQNMVKPGSLKTETPVNEIHRKKIQKVIVLYTDQTFEAFTEF; the protein is encoded by the coding sequence TTGGAAATGATTGTTAACAGAATCGAAACATTTTTAGCTGAGACCAAAATGAGTCCTTCGATTTTTGCAGATGCTATCGGCGTGCAGAGGGCAACAATTTCGCATATCCTCTCTGGCCGGAATAATCCAAGTCTTGATTTCGTGCAAAAGGTTTTGTCTCGTTTTCCGAATCTCAATCCTGATTGGATCCTTTCCGGCAAAGGTGAAATTTGGCGTGATGCTGACAATAGTGAAGGATCAGAAGAGATGCCTAAGGTTTTGACCAGAAATACTCAAAGTCAGCAACGAGCATTGTTTGACATTCCAGTGGCAAATAAGACTTCTGATCAAGAAGAAGAAAAGAATATCAGAGTTGATGACACTAAGGTTTCTGCTGGCAGGCGGGTTCTACAAAACATGGTAAAACCTGGTTCACTAAAAACTGAAACACCTGTTAATGAAATCCATAGGAAGAAAATTCAAAAGGTGATTGTATTATATACCGATCAAACTTTTGAAGCCTTCACTGAATTCTAA
- a CDS encoding NAD(P)H-dependent oxidoreductase, with product MKKILIILGHPVKDTFSDKLTQAYIKGAEQSGADIKYLKLNQLRFDPNFSSGYRGNQELEPDLVTAQSLINWSEHMVFFYPNWWSTFPALLKGFIDRTFLPGFAFRYINGRNKPQKLLTGKSARLIVTMDNSPWYYRWVLKQPGHHAMKKGILQFCGINPVRITTIGPIKISTNRQRQKWINLIQKLGEKLV from the coding sequence ATGAAAAAAATACTGATAATACTTGGTCATCCGGTTAAAGACACTTTTAGCGATAAGCTTACGCAAGCTTATATTAAAGGAGCAGAACAATCAGGAGCAGATATCAAATACTTAAAACTGAACCAGCTTCGCTTCGACCCCAATTTTAGCAGCGGTTACCGTGGGAACCAGGAGCTTGAGCCGGATCTTGTTACGGCACAGTCGCTTATAAATTGGTCAGAACACATGGTGTTTTTCTACCCAAACTGGTGGTCAACTTTTCCAGCCCTGCTAAAAGGCTTCATTGATCGTACGTTTCTTCCCGGTTTTGCTTTCAGGTATATCAATGGCAGAAATAAGCCACAGAAATTATTAACGGGCAAGTCTGCACGACTAATTGTTACAATGGATAATTCTCCCTGGTACTATAGGTGGGTTCTCAAACAACCCGGGCATCATGCAATGAAAAAAGGCATTCTCCAGTTTTGTGGAATTAATCCTGTACGGATCACAACCATTGGCCCAATTAAAATCTCAACCAACAGGCAAAGGCAAAAGTGGATCAACCTGATTCAAAAGCTAGGGGAGAAGTTGGTTTAG